From Coffea arabica cultivar ET-39 chromosome 10e, Coffea Arabica ET-39 HiFi, whole genome shotgun sequence, one genomic window encodes:
- the LOC113710890 gene encoding co-chaperone protein p23-1 encodes MSRHPMVKWAQRSDRLFITVELPDANNVTHKLEPEGKFLFSATTGVDNTPYEVEFDLFDKVDVNESKISATSRNICYLVKKAENKWWSRLLKQGGKPPIFLKVDWDKWVDEDEQDEKVGSDMDFGDIDFSKLNMGGGGDFDADIADRDEGDDDSDTEDEIKEEGAAASGEPHTAPASNESETKA; translated from the exons ATGAG CCGACATCCTATGGTAAAGTGGGCTCAGAGGTCTGACAGGTTGTTTATAACTGTTGAGTTACCGGATGCTAATAATGTGACACATAAGCTAGAGCCAGAAGGAAAGTTTTTGTTTTCTGCCACAACTGGAGTAGATAACACGCCTTATGAAGTTGAATTCGATCTTTTTGACAAGGTCGATGTAAAT GAGAGCAAAATTAGTGCTACCTCCAGGAACATTTGTTATCTTGTAAAGAAGGCTGAGAATAAATGGTGGAGTAGACTCTTAAAGCAGGGTGGAAAGCCTCCTATCTTTCTGAAAGTTGATTGGGACAAATGGGTGGATGAAGATGAGCAAGACGAGAAAG TTGGATCTGACATGGATTTTGGTGACATTGACTTCTCG AAATTAAATATGGGCGGAGGTGGAGATTTTGATGCTGATATTGCTGACAGGGATGAAG GAGATGATGACAGTGACACGGAGGATGAAATTAAGGAAGAAGGAGCTGCAGCTAGTGGTGAACCACATACAGCACCTGCTAGCAATGAATCAGAAACAAAAGCTTGA